In Drosophila bipectinata strain 14024-0381.07 chromosome 2R, DbipHiC1v2, whole genome shotgun sequence, one genomic interval encodes:
- the LOC138926044 gene encoding uncharacterized protein, protein MSGTIISTLLLILFINWTTSAPADPGYILVPRIDHDGFLLEPQNNQYYLRIDNYAGAVREETVEQIYPGLFLIHGSTQEQFPGGKTLKVSYEAGPNGYQARYTFDEIKSVIQQLPPAVLKTAAG, encoded by the exons ATGTCCGGCACAATAATAAGTACT TTGCTTTTGATTTTATTCATCAACTGGACCACCTCTGCTCCTGCTGATCCTGGTTATATTCTGGTACCACGGATCGACCACGATGGTTTCCTGCTCGAACCCCAAAATAACCAATACTACTTGAG AATCGATAATTATGCGGGAGCTGTGCGAGAGGAGACTGTTGAGCAGATATATCCTGGCCTGTTCTTGATTCATGGCAGTACCCAAGAGCAGTTTCCAGGAGGCAAGACCCTTAAGGTGAGCTACGAAGCTGGACCCAATGGCTACCAGGCTAGGTACACCTTTGACGAAATCAAGTCGGTTATCCAACAACTTCCTCCCGCTGTATTAAAAACTGCCGCTGGCTGA